Proteins encoded in a region of the Burkholderia ubonensis subsp. mesacidophila genome:
- the cyoA gene encoding ubiquinol oxidase subunit II: MKRKALKGASRLLPLAVTLSLSGCNLDVLNPKGSIGAAEKSLIATSTWAMLIVVVPVILLTLFFAWRYRASNRNATYAPDWSHSTAIEVVIWTVPTLIILFLGVLTWKTTHELDPYKPLESSVKPIDVEVVALDWKWLFIYPELGIASVNQLAIPVGTPVNFRITSDSVMNSFFIPQLGGQVYAMAGMQTRLHLIADEAGDYAGTSANFSGRGFSDMKFRTLAEPREQFDAWVQKVKASSDRLDMTAYGTVAQPSEKAPVRYFSSVDPKLFHNIIAKYNDGHVLDLKDAACGTKG, translated from the coding sequence ATGAAAAGAAAGGCTTTGAAAGGCGCGTCGAGACTGCTGCCGCTCGCCGTGACCTTGAGTTTGTCCGGCTGCAACCTCGACGTGCTGAATCCGAAAGGCAGCATCGGCGCTGCCGAGAAGTCGCTGATCGCGACGTCGACGTGGGCGATGCTGATCGTCGTCGTGCCGGTGATTTTGCTGACGCTGTTCTTCGCGTGGCGCTACCGCGCGTCGAACCGCAACGCGACGTATGCGCCGGACTGGTCGCACTCGACCGCGATCGAGGTCGTGATCTGGACGGTGCCGACGCTGATCATCCTGTTCCTCGGCGTCCTCACGTGGAAGACCACGCACGAGCTCGACCCGTACAAGCCGCTCGAGTCGTCGGTCAAGCCGATCGACGTCGAGGTGGTCGCGCTCGACTGGAAGTGGCTGTTCATCTATCCGGAGCTCGGCATTGCCTCGGTCAACCAGCTCGCGATTCCGGTCGGCACGCCGGTGAATTTCCGCATCACGTCGGACTCGGTGATGAACTCGTTCTTCATCCCGCAGCTCGGCGGCCAGGTCTACGCGATGGCCGGCATGCAGACGCGCCTGCACCTGATCGCCGACGAAGCGGGCGATTACGCGGGCACGTCCGCCAACTTCAGCGGCCGCGGCTTCTCCGACATGAAATTCCGCACGCTCGCCGAGCCGCGCGAGCAGTTCGATGCATGGGTGCAGAAGGTGAAGGCGTCGTCCGACCGGCTCGACATGACGGCATACGGCACGGTCGCGCAGCCGAGCGAGAAGGCGCCGGTGCGCTACTTCTCGTCGGTCGATCCGAAGCTCTTCCATAACATCATCGCGAAATACAACGATGGCCACGTCCTCGACCTGAAGGACGCCGCCTGCGGCACGAAGGGGTAA
- a CDS encoding NAD(P)/FAD-dependent oxidoreductase, translating into MNETNSGPVEVDVAIIGAGPAGAVAAGLLRKAGRSVLVLERQHFPRFSIGESLLPQSMQYLDEAGMLQPVIEAGFQFKNGAYFVHRDRMASFDFRDKFTPGWGTAYQVERAAFDDLLIRCAAQQGAEVRFGHTVRAFAPGDRPTLDVVDEAGRDYRVQASFVLDASGFGRVLPRLLDLEAPTRMPTRAAIFSHVEDRLPAGSTDRDKICIAVHPERRDVWFWMIPLTNGRSSVGCVAEASFLDVPEARREPLLRELLRTEPTLALLVGDKPFVMPVRHIGGYASNVERLHGPGYALLGNAGEFLDPIFSSGVTIALRSSHLAVRALERQLRGEAVDWHRDYDVALRKGIDVFREFVEHWYSGALQDVVFYDHKAQEVRRMICSILAGYAWDESNPFVREPGRRLAVLAELCRNR; encoded by the coding sequence ATGAATGAAACGAACTCCGGTCCGGTCGAGGTCGACGTCGCGATCATCGGCGCGGGGCCTGCCGGTGCGGTCGCGGCGGGACTGCTGCGCAAGGCGGGCCGATCGGTACTCGTGCTGGAGCGGCAGCACTTTCCGCGCTTCTCGATCGGCGAAAGCCTGCTGCCGCAGAGCATGCAATACCTCGACGAGGCAGGCATGCTGCAGCCGGTCATCGAAGCCGGATTCCAGTTCAAGAACGGCGCGTACTTCGTGCATCGCGACCGGATGGCGTCGTTCGACTTCCGCGACAAGTTCACGCCGGGGTGGGGCACCGCGTATCAGGTCGAGCGCGCGGCCTTCGACGACCTGCTGATTCGCTGCGCGGCGCAGCAGGGCGCCGAGGTGCGGTTCGGCCATACGGTGCGTGCCTTCGCGCCCGGCGACCGGCCGACGCTCGACGTCGTCGACGAAGCCGGCCGCGACTATCGCGTGCAGGCGTCGTTCGTGCTCGATGCGAGCGGCTTCGGCCGCGTGCTGCCGCGCCTGCTGGATCTCGAGGCGCCGACGCGCATGCCGACGCGCGCGGCGATCTTCTCGCACGTCGAGGACCGGCTGCCCGCAGGTTCGACCGATCGCGACAAGATCTGCATCGCGGTGCACCCGGAGCGGCGCGACGTGTGGTTCTGGATGATCCCGCTGACGAATGGGCGCTCGTCGGTCGGATGCGTCGCGGAGGCCAGTTTCCTCGACGTCCCCGAAGCGCGTCGCGAGCCGCTGCTGCGCGAGCTGTTGCGGACCGAGCCGACGCTGGCGCTGCTCGTCGGCGACAAGCCGTTCGTGATGCCGGTGCGGCATATCGGTGGTTACGCGTCGAACGTCGAGCGCCTGCACGGGCCGGGCTATGCACTGCTCGGCAATGCCGGCGAGTTTCTCGACCCGATCTTTTCGTCGGGCGTGACGATCGCGCTGCGTTCGTCGCATCTGGCGGTGCGCGCGCTCGAGCGCCAGCTGCGCGGCGAGGCGGTCGATTGGCATCGTGATTACGACGTCGCGCTGCGCAAGGGCATCGACGTGTTTCGCGAGTTCGTCGAGCACTGGTATTCGGGCGCGCTGCAGGATGTCGTCTTCTACGACCACAAGGCGCAGGAAGTGAGGCGGATGATCTGCTCGATCCTCGCGGGCTACGCTTGGGACGAGTCGAATCCGTTCGTCCGGGAACCGGGCCGGCGCCTGGCGGTGCTTGCCGAACTTTGCCGGAATCGCTAG
- a CDS encoding complex I subunit 4 family protein translates to MQAFPILSLAIWVPILFGAFLLRAGSDRHPRRTRLIALAGALAGLAAVVPLVAGFDTHSAAMQFVEHHDWLAAFGSGWRVGIDGASLWLVVLTAFTTLVIVVASWESVTVRVAQYLASFLILSGLMVGVFAAQDGLLFFIFFEATLIPLYLLIGTWGRENRVHAAVKFFFISFAGSLLLLMAMLYLYAKSHTFDMSVWRTLQLGFAPQLLVFLGFFAAFAVKVPMWPVHTWLRDVYSDGPTGAALMLGMLKLGGYGFLRFALPITPDASHFFAPAVIALSLFAIIYASLLALAQTDLGKLLAYSTVAHMGLVTLGLFLFNRIGVEGAIVQLVSYGFVAGAMLLCVSVLSDRTNTRAIAEYGGVANVMPRFATFTLLFSMANVGLPGTSGFVGEFMIIMGAIRFNFWIGALAALTLILSASYTLWMLKRVVFGKVASPRIAQLVDLNRREIVVFASLALIVLMVGVDPKPFTDAIDPTVARLIDEAGQSKVPDGDGATPAQSSFVASVHD, encoded by the coding sequence ATGCAAGCTTTCCCCATTCTGAGCCTGGCCATCTGGGTTCCGATCCTGTTCGGCGCGTTCCTGCTGCGCGCCGGTTCCGACCGCCATCCACGCCGCACGCGGCTGATCGCGCTTGCCGGCGCGCTCGCCGGGCTCGCGGCCGTCGTGCCGCTGGTCGCGGGCTTCGACACGCATTCGGCCGCGATGCAGTTCGTCGAGCACCACGACTGGCTCGCGGCGTTCGGTTCGGGCTGGCGCGTCGGGATCGACGGCGCGTCGCTATGGCTCGTCGTGCTGACCGCCTTCACGACGCTCGTGATCGTCGTCGCGTCGTGGGAGTCCGTCACGGTGCGCGTCGCGCAATACCTGGCGTCGTTCCTGATCCTGTCGGGACTGATGGTCGGCGTGTTCGCCGCGCAGGACGGCCTGCTGTTCTTCATCTTCTTCGAAGCGACGCTGATCCCGCTCTACCTGCTGATCGGCACGTGGGGCCGCGAAAACCGCGTGCATGCGGCGGTGAAGTTCTTCTTCATCTCGTTCGCGGGCTCGCTGCTGCTGCTGATGGCGATGCTGTACCTGTACGCGAAGTCGCACACGTTCGACATGAGCGTGTGGCGCACGCTGCAGCTCGGCTTCGCGCCGCAGCTGCTGGTGTTCCTCGGCTTCTTCGCGGCCTTCGCGGTCAAGGTGCCGATGTGGCCGGTTCATACGTGGTTGCGCGACGTCTACTCGGATGGCCCGACCGGCGCCGCGCTGATGCTCGGCATGCTGAAGCTCGGCGGCTACGGCTTCCTGCGCTTCGCGCTGCCGATCACGCCGGACGCGAGCCATTTCTTCGCGCCGGCCGTGATCGCGCTGTCGCTGTTCGCGATCATCTACGCGAGCCTGCTCGCGCTCGCGCAAACCGATCTCGGCAAGCTGCTCGCGTATTCGACGGTCGCGCACATGGGGCTCGTCACGCTCGGGCTGTTCCTGTTCAACCGGATCGGCGTCGAAGGCGCGATCGTGCAGCTCGTGTCGTACGGCTTCGTCGCGGGCGCGATGCTGCTCTGCGTGAGCGTGCTGTCCGACCGCACGAACACCCGTGCGATCGCGGAGTACGGCGGTGTCGCGAACGTGATGCCGCGCTTCGCGACGTTCACGCTGCTGTTCTCGATGGCGAACGTGGGGCTGCCGGGCACGTCGGGGTTCGTCGGCGAGTTCATGATCATCATGGGCGCGATCCGCTTCAACTTCTGGATCGGCGCGCTCGCGGCGCTGACGCTGATCCTCAGCGCGTCGTACACGCTGTGGATGCTCAAGCGGGTCGTGTTCGGCAAGGTCGCGAGCCCGCGCATCGCGCAGCTCGTCGACCTGAACCGCCGCGAGATCGTGGTGTTCGCGTCGCTCGCGCTGATCGTGCTGATGGTCGGCGTCGATCCGAAGCCGTTCACCGACGCGATCGATCCGACGGTCGCGCGCCTGATCGACGAGGCCGGCCAATCGAAGGTGCCGGACGGGGACGGCGCGACGCCGGCGCAGTCGTCGTTCGTGGCGTCGGTGCACGACTGA